Proteins encoded by one window of Cloeon dipterum chromosome 2, ieCloDipt1.1, whole genome shotgun sequence:
- the RhoGAP5A gene encoding N-chimaerin: protein MQPAEAVAKNSTKGGSQERVWKSDLYQLQQEAPKPQPVLSVVENKNTKYFGAEHHGSISHSHSVKLLTEDGMYLVRTSRDGQQTLSIRISGAVKNFKIFFDENDRTFFVKNKRFGTIGDLVADGLVTMYIENKAGSYLEKMYSYDNYEKSPYMTLNRLKMKTLEKTKKMKSGNNNFGEEKKRDSYDKAHSFKTYNFKGLNWCEFCGNFLWGFSAQGVKCDDCGFSAHHKCSEKVPSDCCPDLSNLRGIFGVDLTTLTKALKTSRPFVVDKCVEEIERRGLANAEGLYRVPGFSDHVENLKMAFDKDGEKTELSPVVFDNVNVIAGTLKLFLRLLPIPIITFEVHPMLCSAAENRVLSEQVSALKLAVNCLPVAHYHTLKYLVEHLARVASSAETNKMSAHNIATVFAPTLMPALELPSLNSQGGIPGMDTEIAVIEAIITNHSLIF from the exons ATGCAGCCTG cAGAAGCAGTGGCCAAAAATAGCACCAAAGGCGGAAGCCAGGAACGAGTTTGGAAATCTGATT TGTATCAACTGCAGCAGGAAGCGCCAAAGCCGCAGCCTGTTTTATCTGTGGTTGAGAACAAGAACACGAAATATTTTGGCGCAGAACATCATGGTTCCATTTCGCACTCGCACTCTGTAAAACTGCTCACTGAAGATGGCATGTACTTGGTCCGTACCAGCAGGGATGGTCAACAGACCCTTTCCATCAG aatttctgGAGCGGTCAAGAATTTCAAGATCTTTTTTGATGAAAACGACAGAACTTTcttcgttaaaaataaacgctTCGGAACTATTGGTGACCTGGTGGCCGATGGACTTGTCACCATGTACATTGAGAACAAAGCTGGATCttatttggagaaaatgtaCTCGTATGACAATTACGAGAAAAGCCCTTACATGACGTTAAACagactgaaaatgaaaacgctGGAGAAGACCAAA AAAATGAAATCAGGGAACAACAACTTTGGGGAAGAGAAGAAAAGGGACTCCTATGATAAAGCTCACTCCTTCAAGACGTACAACTTCAAGGGCCTCAACTGGTGCGAATTCTGTGGGAACTTTCTCTGGGGGTTCAGCGCGCAAGGCGTTAAGTGCGATG acTGTGGCTTCAGCGCTCACCATAAGTGCAGTGAGAAAGTGCCTAGTGATTGCTGTCCTGATCTCAGTAACCTCCGCGGCATTTTTGGAGTTGATCTCACCACCTTAACCAAAGCGCTGAAGACTTCAAGGCCGTTTGTTGTGGACAAGTGCGTGGAGGAAATTGAACGCCGAGGACTTGCCAATGCCGAGGGCTTGTACAGGGTTCCAGGCTTCTCAGATCATGTGGAAAATCTCAAGATGGCATTTGACAAAG ATGGAGAAAAGACTGAGTTAAGTCCGGTAGTATTTGACAACGTCAATGTGATAGCTGGGACTCTGAAGCTTTTCCTCAGACTTCTCCCTATTCcaataattacttttgaagTTCACCCGATGCTCTGTTCAGCTGCAG AAAATCGGGTGCTATCAGAGCAAGTGTCAGCCCTCAAGTTGGCAGTTAATTGCCTTCCAGTTGCTCACTACCACACCCTGAAATACTTGGTAGAACACTTAGCAAG GGTGGCTTCTTCTgcagaaacaaacaaaatgtcGGCGCACAACATCGCGACCGTCTTTGCACCGACCTTGATGCCGGCGTTGGAGCTACCTTCGCTTAACAGCCAGGGTGGCATTCCTGGCATGGACACAGAAATCGCAGTGATAGAGGCTATCATAACTAATCATAGCCTTATATTCTAG
- the Srp19 gene encoding signal recognition particle 19 kDa protein, protein MASAYYKDISHSDRKRWVCIYPAYINSKKSRAEGRRVPIEKAVDTPTVQEMKDVLLAAGFASTFGIERSFYSREGSKEPQYIGRVRLQLKNDKGDPLNPEFPTRDSVLLHLGEMIPKLKSRTQQKQSTEQQASQSTSSSKKKGKGRR, encoded by the exons ATGGCGTCGGCATACTACAAGGATATAAGCCACAGTGACAGGAAGAG GTGGGTTTGTATCTACCCCGCGTACATCAACAGCAAGAAATCGAGGGCTGAGGGTCGTAGGGTTCCAATTGAGAAG GCGGTGGATACCCCAACAGTGCAGGAAATGAAAGATGTGCTGCTTGCTGCCGGGTTCGCATCTACCTTTGGCATCGAGAGGAGCTTTTACAGTCGGGAAGGCAGCAAAGAGCCCCAGTATATCGGACGTGTCCGATTGCAGCTTAAGAATGATAAAGGAGACCCACTGAATCCTGAATTCCCGACAA gAGACTCGGTTTTGCTACATCTAGGAGAGATGATTCCAAAGTTGAAGTCTAGAACTCAGCAAAAGCAGTCGACTGAACAGCAAGCCTCCCAGTCGACCTCATCATCCAAGAAAAAGGGCAAAGGCAGACGCTAA
- the LOC135936334 gene encoding uncharacterized protein LOC135936334 — translation MRRLLLAVHFLVLAAASEVADYLPVTDEDYFYEWERAGNPVAGYLPYYRRNDPDPTVHTGRTRVGQGFFRFMSGGRDAELRCDFPTHDLISNIVWERVTDSTGRSYAYHPLFFRDLSQREFYYDRTAADPHYYARSTVLQRPEGASLYLRDVSASDAGVYRCLASRRVPHSIGKWASAVETVFQDVPFFPGGEYYNK, via the exons ATGCGCCGTTTGCTACTCGCAGTGCATTTTCTGGTGCTGGCCGCTGCCTCCGAGGTGGCCGACTACCTACCCGTGACCGACGAGGACTACTTCTACGAGTGGGAGAGGGCAGGAAACCCTGTCGCTGGTTACTTGCCCTATTACCGCAGGAATGACCCCGACCCAACCGTTCACACCGGCCGTACAAGGGTTGGCCAGGGCTTCTTCAGGTTCATGTCTGGTGGACGGGATGCCGAGCTTCGCTGTGATTTCCCAACACATGATCTAATCTCA AATATAGTTTGGGAGAGGGTGACTGATTCGACGGGCCGAAGTTACGCATATCATCCGCTTTTCTTCAGAGACTTGTCTCAGAGAGAATTTTACTATGATAGAACAG CTGCAGACCCCCACTACTACGCCCGATCAACAGTTCTGCAGAGACCAGAGGGCGCTTCTCTTTACCTGAGGGATGTGAGCGCCAGTGACGCTGGAGTCTACAGGTGTTTGGCCTCCAGAAGAGTTCCCCACAGCATTGGCAAATGGGCTAGCGCGGTGGAAACTGTTTTCCAAGACGTGCCTTTCTTCCCTGGAGGAGAGTACTACAACAAGTGA
- the LOC135936333 gene encoding protein AAR2 homolog encodes MDIDQELAKRMLIEGGTLVFLDVPEGTDFGMDMKNWITDFNFKGMKMIPPGLHFISYSARNKHGDATPRVGFFHNFKKSEILVRKWDPNAEDISLEDFSAEEVDRIRSNLLHLDRYLAPYPLEIYRDWRKLSEGITDDLLGRLSPEKVLIRSALELESTPESSKKRRRTLDKEEALLPQLSPKPGTALRITEVPEFKWPEGATPADITKHSLDSSFALEKIISSFKEPLDIIGEMQVCYICFLIGHSLEAFEQWKDLLLLLCASEDALARQRAVFSRFLTVMSTHLQEIPEDFMVDVVAGKNAVYLGMKKLFQNIKESGESVDTRLKSQAERLKQQLESKFGWGFSKEDEEEDDEDAPVVVDLSEELL; translated from the exons ATGGACATTGATCAGGAGCTGGCCAAACGAATGCTTATTGAAGGAGGAACTTTAGTTTTCTTAGACGTGCCAGAGGGGACCGATTTTGGAATGGACATGAAGAACTGGATcacagattttaatttcaaaggaatgaaaatgattccACCTGGACTGCATTTTATATCTTACAG tgCCAGGAATAAACACGGTGATGCTACTCCTCGGGTTGGGTTTTTCcacaactttaaaaaatcggaAATCCTTGTCCGAAAATGGGATCCAAATGCAGAAGATATCAGCTTAGAAG ACTTTAGCGCAGAGGAAGTTGATCGGATCAGAAGCAACCTTCTCCATCTAGACAGGTACCTTGCACCTTATCCATTAGAAATATACCGGGACTGGAGGAAATTGTCCGAAGGAATAACTG ATGATTTGCTCGGAAGACTTTCGCCTGAAAAAGTACTCATTCGATCTGCACTTGAACTTGAGTCAACTCCAGAATCCTCAAAGAAGCGAAGGCGAACGCTGGATAAGGAAGAGGCCCTGTTGCCTCAACTATCGCCGAAACCAGGTACCGCCCTGAGAATCACAGAAGTGCCGGAATTTAAATGGCCAGAAGGTGCCACACCAGCTGACATAACAAAGCACAGCCTTGATAGCAGTTTTGccctggaaaaaataatatcctcTTTCAAaga ACCATTGGACATAATTGGAGAAATGCAAGTGTGCTACATTTGCTTCTTGATAGGGCACAGTTTGGAGGCATTTGAGCAGTGGAAGGATTTGCTACTGCTACTGTGCGCAAGTGAAGATGCTTTAGCTAGGCAAAGAGCTGTTTTCTCCAGGTTCTTGACTGTCATGAGTACTCATCTACAAGAAATCCCTGAAGATTTTATG GTGGACGTAGTTGCTGGCAAAAATGCGGTTTACTTGggcatgaaaaaattgttccagAATATCAAAGAATCAGGTGAATCTGTTGATACAAGACTAAAATCTCAAGCAGAGAGGCTAAAGCAACAGCTCGAGTCAAAATTCGGCTGGGGCTTTAGCAAGGAAGATGAAGAAGAGGACGATGAAGACGCGCCTGTTGTTGTTGATTTGAGTGAAGAATTGCTTTAA